In the genome of Bradyrhizobium arachidis, one region contains:
- a CDS encoding IclR family transcriptional regulator, with amino-acid sequence MTNALRRDDDDLCFDETVLLRSGRCCTDTIMPNPKSPRVRAVPAVTRAVAILRLLSRNPAPQSLKAIADTLELVPSTALHIVRALLAEDLLQVDPQTKRYSLGVGMLPLARAVLENADFPSLMRPKLEELSGRYGVTAIGVEVPDLDNMIVVALARSQAPVRLHVDIGSRFPALISATGRCVAAFSGQPEKEIEKRFRLLRWHNAPTFEAWRKEVDQVRKQGFSIDRGNYIAGVTIVAVPVLNAKGTISHTIAAVGLGSQLDRATSLALARDMRTVAEAIAPQLAIHA; translated from the coding sequence ATGACGAACGCGCTGCGCCGCGACGACGACGATCTGTGCTTCGACGAGACAGTGTTGTTGCGCTCCGGCCGCTGTTGTACCGATACGATCATGCCGAATCCCAAATCACCCCGCGTCCGCGCCGTGCCCGCGGTCACGCGCGCGGTCGCCATCCTCCGCCTGCTCAGCCGCAATCCCGCGCCGCAGAGTCTCAAGGCGATCGCGGACACGCTCGAGCTGGTGCCGAGCACCGCACTGCACATCGTGCGCGCGCTGCTGGCGGAAGATCTGCTCCAGGTCGATCCGCAGACCAAGCGCTACAGCCTCGGCGTCGGCATGCTGCCGCTGGCGCGCGCGGTGCTCGAGAATGCCGATTTTCCCAGCCTGATGCGGCCGAAGCTCGAGGAGCTTTCAGGCCGATACGGCGTCACTGCGATCGGCGTCGAGGTGCCGGACCTCGACAACATGATCGTCGTCGCGCTGGCGCGCAGTCAGGCGCCGGTGCGGCTTCATGTCGACATCGGAAGCCGCTTTCCGGCGCTGATCAGCGCCACGGGACGCTGCGTCGCCGCCTTCAGCGGCCAGCCGGAGAAGGAGATCGAAAAGCGCTTTCGCCTGCTGCGCTGGCATAACGCGCCGACCTTCGAGGCCTGGCGCAAGGAAGTCGATCAGGTGCGCAAGCAGGGTTTCAGCATCGATCGCGGCAATTACATTGCCGGCGTCACGATCGTCGCGGTGCCGGTCCTGAACGCGAAGGGAACGATCTCGCACACGATCGCGGCCGTCGGCCTCGGCAGCCAGCTGGACCGCGCAACCTCGCTGGCGCTTGCGCGAGACATGCGCACCGTGGCGGAAGCGATCGCTCCACAGCTGGCGATCCACGCCTGA
- a CDS encoding acyl-CoA synthetase, with translation MTKLTDYTSYAAAQTMFAPEKLWELFDGNRAQLNIAHECIDRHAGRSNPAVIVVHADGQDEVLSFAELAEASSRFAHDLVSRGIKAGDRVAVMLEPSRAFYVAVFGTMKAGAIAVPLFTLFGPDGVKLRVDDCKPRLIVTNAEKAQLLAGIGTEVVVADAAFLNDLQRFAPHFTPDTAADAMALFQYTSGTTRELPEAVKHTHRSIVTLMVAALYGTGLRPGDRFICPSSPAWGHGLWHGTLAPLALGITIGAYAGKFNPERLLAALERHRFTNISAAATHYRMMRNSGAAPRYRYVLEKMSFTGEPIDSETAAFISDTFGHQVCSMYGTTEIGVILVSYPGARDFVVKPGSLGKPIPGGRVEVQDAEGKPCAPGVTGELKLWRRGEWIATKDLGRIDEDGYFYHGGRADDVIISAGWTMSAVEIEDAILKHPQVREAAAIGVPDPLRGQVVKAFVVTDRPGDASFEHEIQDVVRQRLSHHEYPRLVSFVAELPKTPAGKVNRKVLRDREHAAKQSEATN, from the coding sequence ATGACCAAGCTGACCGACTACACGAGCTACGCCGCCGCGCAGACGATGTTCGCCCCGGAGAAGCTCTGGGAATTGTTCGACGGCAATCGTGCGCAGCTGAACATCGCGCATGAATGCATCGACCGGCATGCCGGTCGATCCAATCCGGCCGTGATCGTCGTTCACGCGGACGGGCAGGACGAGGTGCTGAGCTTTGCCGAGCTTGCGGAAGCGTCCTCGCGCTTCGCGCATGATCTGGTGAGCCGCGGGATCAAGGCCGGTGATCGCGTCGCGGTCATGCTCGAACCCTCACGCGCCTTCTACGTAGCGGTGTTCGGCACGATGAAGGCCGGCGCCATCGCCGTGCCGCTGTTCACGCTGTTCGGGCCCGACGGCGTCAAGCTGCGCGTCGACGACTGCAAGCCGCGGCTGATCGTGACCAACGCCGAGAAGGCCCAGCTTCTCGCCGGGATCGGAACCGAAGTGGTGGTCGCCGATGCCGCCTTCCTGAACGATCTGCAACGCTTTGCGCCGCACTTCACGCCGGACACGGCGGCCGACGCCATGGCGCTGTTTCAATATACCTCGGGCACCACGCGCGAATTGCCGGAAGCGGTCAAGCACACGCATCGCTCGATCGTCACGCTGATGGTCGCGGCGCTCTACGGCACCGGCCTGCGCCCGGGCGATCGCTTCATCTGCCCGTCATCGCCGGCCTGGGGACATGGGCTCTGGCACGGCACGCTCGCGCCGCTGGCGCTCGGCATCACCATCGGCGCCTATGCCGGCAAGTTCAATCCGGAGCGGCTGCTGGCCGCGCTCGAACGGCACCGGTTCACCAACATCTCGGCGGCCGCTACGCATTATCGCATGATGCGGAATTCCGGCGCTGCGCCGCGCTACCGCTATGTGCTGGAAAAGATGTCGTTCACCGGCGAGCCGATCGACAGCGAGACGGCAGCCTTCATCAGCGACACCTTCGGCCATCAGGTCTGCAGCATGTACGGCACCACCGAGATCGGCGTGATCCTGGTGAGCTATCCCGGCGCGCGCGATTTCGTCGTCAAGCCGGGGTCCCTGGGCAAGCCAATCCCCGGTGGGCGCGTCGAAGTGCAGGACGCCGAAGGCAAGCCCTGCGCGCCCGGCGTGACCGGCGAGCTCAAGCTCTGGCGTCGTGGCGAGTGGATCGCAACCAAGGACCTCGGGCGCATCGACGAGGACGGCTACTTCTATCACGGCGGCCGGGCCGACGACGTCATCATCTCCGCCGGCTGGACCATGAGCGCCGTCGAGATCGAGGATGCGATCCTGAAGCATCCGCAGGTGCGCGAGGCCGCGGCCATCGGTGTTCCCGACCCGCTCCGCGGCCAGGTCGTGAAGGCCTTCGTGGTCACCGACCGGCCGGGCGATGCGTCCTTCGAGCACGAGATCCAGGACGTCGTGCGTCAGCGCCTCAGCCATCACGAATATCCGCGTCTGGTCAGCTTCGTCGCGGAGCTGCCGAAGACGCCGGCCGGCAAGGTCAATCGCAAGGTGCTGCGCGACCGCGAGCACGCCGCCAAGCAATCAGAAGCGACGAATTAA